The DNA sequence TGGAAGAAAGAGCAGTTTCTCATATCGTTTATGCCATGAAATCTACGGATATAAAAGATGTTTGGATACACGGAAAACATATGATGCACAATCGGGAGCTGCTTACACTGGATGAAGAGAAGGTTTTATTTGAAGCAGACAAACAAGCTCAAAAATTGCTATAATCAAAAACAGGCCGCTGCAGAATTGTGGTAAAATAGATAAGTCGATTACATAACTGGTGGGAGGTATAAGAGTGGGAAAAGATCAGGTACAACTGCTGAGCACTGTTAAAATAGAAAAATGCAGAGATGCCTATAAACTGGTGGACTCTTTAAACCGCACTTTAAAAGAAAGAGATCTTA is a window from the Alkalicoccus halolimnae genome containing:
- a CDS encoding YpmA family protein; amino-acid sequence: MGKDQVQLLSTVKIEKCRDAYKLVDSLNRTLKERDLMFGLALDHEDEEKMVFTIYDTKDPV